The following is a genomic window from Sebastes fasciatus isolate fSebFas1 chromosome 15, fSebFas1.pri, whole genome shotgun sequence.
aaaaatgacagtttgATTTTTTGAAATAGAGTAATATATGCTAATGCTAATAATATATCACTCTATTTTCAGACGGAGGCGATGGGAGTACCTGCCTCAGTGGAACTTTGTGTCAAAGCCCTTCAACTTCCGAAGCAGGATGACTCAGAAACGAGGATCTCTGTCTGTAAGACCATGTCCTGCCTTCTTCCAGGGGACCTTGAAGTGTTGCGTGCCTGCCTACTCACAGAGTTCCTGCTCGGCCCCAGCCAGGAAGTCTATGGGTCCCTTGAGGAGCTTTACTTACGCCCAGACCAAAAGTATGACCAGGAAAGCGAGGTCATTCCCAACTCGCTCCGCTGCGAGTTGCTACTTGCTCTGAAATCATACTGGCCTTTTGACCCCGAATTTTGGGACTGGAAAACTCTCAAGTATCACTGTGGCTCCCTTCTGGGGTTGATGCCGGAGTCAgatggggaagaggaggaggcggtgGACAAACAAGAGAAGGGTAAACAACATGAGCCACAGGGGATAACAGTGAAAGTAGAACCTGAGCACCAAAAGAGGATAAATGGTGTTGATGGTCATGAGCAGCAGGATAAAAAGCAGTCTTCTACCTTATCAGAAGTCCCAGGAGAATCAGAGACAAAGAAACACAGGTTCTGCTGTCAGATTTGTAAGAGGTCAGTTACGGACTCCCAAATCATTCACCATTCCAAAAGACACGGAGATGACCACAGCCACCCCTGTCCTGTGTGCCTGGGAAAGTTTAAGAGCAGAAAGGAACTTGTTCCTCACCTGAAAGAACACGTAAGTGAAGCACATCTCAACAAAAACAACGTAAAGAAAGAAGACGGAGAGAAGCGGCCGGACGAGGATGATGATATTGAACCAGGCGAGATCACCATCGACCCTTCCTTAATGCAGTATTACAAATCCACACATGATCCAGACGTGCTGCATCACATCGTGCAACAAGCCAAAACGGTGAAGGAGAAGAATGTCGACGATGACGAGCACGTAACATTCGAATACATTGACCAGCACTTCAGCGTGCAGAACCGGGACGAGTATCCGTGTCCAGGAACCGATTGCACTCGGAGTTTTAAACATTCCAAGTACTTGTATGTACATTTAAAGTCGGAGCACAAAGGCGATGACAACGTGAAACACTTTCACCACTTGAGAGACACGCGGGAGAAGTGTGTTTTTTGTAGACGCCATTTTGTCTCCGCATACCATCACCGCAAACACCGAAGGGTCCACTATGGTGATCGGCCTTACGCCTGTGTGGTCATGGGCTGTGGCGCTCAGTTTAGGACTTCCAATGAACTTGTCATGCACAAACAGACCCATGGCTATCACCTGAGCTACCAGTGTGAGCTCAAAGGCTGTTACGTCACTTACTCCGACTTGGCACAAATCTATCACCATGAAGCACAGCATTTCAGAGACGCAGCATTCACCTGCTCCAGCGCTGAATGTAGTAAATACTATTTATCCAAAAAAGAATTCATAAAGCATTTATCCACTCACAACATCACCTTCTCTGAAGAAGACTTTGAGGCTCAGAGGAAGGCAAAGCGGAAACTTCTTAAGGTGGTCACTGAAGCGACACCCCGCCTTAATAAGTCAGGTGATGCAGAAGAGACAGTAAATGGAGACGTCCTAAGCTCTTCCTCAGTAAGTTGTGCCTCTCCTTTGCAAGCATCTGACAGCAAGGAGCCCAAAGCAACAATGACCTTGGTGGCTGTGTGTTTTGATGGGAGTAAGTTCACCTGTGGTTTCGAGAAGTGTGGCATGACTTTCTCCAGAGCCAGAGATGTCCAGAGGCATCTTAAATGTGCCCACCCAGAGCACCTTAAACTGGAGAACAAAGAACACAAACATGACAAAGAGCGGGGCTCAAAATCCAAAGGGATAAAAACTGAAACTGAGCCAGACGGTaaggaaaagggaaaagagGAGCTCTCAACTCCCTTTCAACTTGTGGAGGCTggcaaagaaagaaaggaagccACTCATCCCAAAAATGAAACAAACTCTTCAAGCCTTGAAACAAAAAATGATGCTCTGAGTGAAATTCTCATTGGGCTGAGTAAACTGGACCTGAATTCTTCATCACCTCACAGCGTGTCAAGTGAGCCCTCTCAGTCTAAACCAGAGTCGAATGCATCACAAATATCTCTCCATCAGGCAATCATGGCGAAGCCTCCCGTTGTGTTGCTTCAGAAGAAACCCCCTCCTGAGGTAAAAGTCAAAACTGAACAAGCAGCTGATGAAGAAGACGGTGTTGAATTATTAGCAACTGCTAAGCCATATATCTGTGAGATGAAGGGTTGCGGCTTTAGGACTGCTCAGAGCTACAGCTTGCTGCGACACTATAACAACCTACATGGCCGCAGTGTTGAACAAGCCAAAAGGTTGACTTCTCTGAAAACGACATCTTTTAAGCCTTACGTGTGCCAGCTTTGTTCCAAGAGTCACAGAGAAAAGCATGTGTTGAAGGCCCACTATATTCAAGTTCATAACCTGAGTGGGAATTTGGTGGACAAAATAGGCTGTGCATCTACACGGAACGAGGGGAACAAAGACCCTTCAAAGCATAAACCTCAGCACGGCCTACAAGTATGGAAGAAAGAGATCCCCAAGTTGCAACGCCAACAGGAGGAAAAACCGTCAACCGTGGTGAAAGAAAATGGACAAAAGTTAGACAATCATTCTCCatctgaagaggaaggagaggatgaaGCAGAGGTTAAAGAGGAAGACAACGAGCAGAAGGGAGAAGGTGAGGATAGGACCACACAACAGGTCAGAACTACAAGACGTTTGGTAGCCAAAGGTAATCTCTGCTATATATTGGATAAATTCAGTAAACCTTTTCATTGTGTAGCAAAAAATTGTGATGCCGCTTTTTCCACCCAGGGAGGCCTCGTGCGCCACCTACAGTTGATACATCATTACAATCGCTCTCAGCTCTTGTTGGAAAAAGATTGCGATGAGCAGCACACTCCAGAGGTCCGAAAAGAGCCTTCCAAGAAAAGGCCTCTCTCCTCCGATGAGCCTACACCCCAATACGAGTGTCACTTTGCCAACTGTAGCGCTTCCTACCACCTGAAAAGCAGCCTGGTGCGTCACACTCGGGATAGCCACTCGCAACCACCAGAGCTGATACGGTGCAAGTTTGAAGGCTGTACAAGAGTGTTCAGCCACAATGATGCACTTAAAAAACATACGCTTTACAGTCACTGTGAGTACTACGATTCACTGGTGGTGCGTCTGCAGAGCACTCACAAAAAGTCGATTACTGGATGCCAAAAGAAGCTAATCGTCGCACCACAGAATCCTCAGAAAGAAGAACCTGGTTCAGCCACCACCACACAGGCTGAGGGGTCGAGTCCCAAACCTGAAGCGACCGCCGAGTCAGAGGAAAAGGTTGAGGAGGAGGCTGCCGTGGAGAAGAAAGTGacgggagaaagaaagagagagaaaagatatTCTTTCAGCCGTTACGTCTTCAGATCTCATGAAGAAGCACTACAGATGTGCCAAGACCGCTGTATGCCCACGGCCTACCCATGCATGGTTCAGGACTGTGACTCTGTCGTCACATACCTGAAGAGCTTGCACCGCCACTACATGAGGGTTCACCGCATGCGTCGAGATGATCTTTCTAAGAATGAAGATAAGCTAATGTTTACCGCTGAGCAGCTGGAGGAGTTGATTCAGAGGAAGTCGGCCAGGCCAACAGTCACAGGAGCGTCTTCCCCTAACGGAGTTCGCAAAATGGAGTATCAGGCAGAGCCAGAAAACACAGAGGGGGCACCCATGAGCTTACACCCCATCAAGGCCGAATCACAGGAGGAGGATAATCATGATCAACTGGGATtcccagaggaggaagaggaggagccaccacctccacctgttGAGAGAAATGGCGTCCTTGTTGGTGCAGATGAGGTGCTTTACGGTGAGCCGAGCACCGGCGGGCACACTGAAGACAAGCCTGCACCAACGCAGAACACTCCAAAACAGGAGGAGAGATTAACTTTGGATCAAATCAGACCTCTTCTTCGTCCCCTCACTGTTGACCTCTCGCCACCGTGCTCACTGCGCTTTACTGCCGAGGAGGGTTTCCAAAGCGTGTCAGGCATCAAGGATTGTGGTAGAATGTTAGCTCTTATGCCCGCTCTTCCTGTTCGCCAGCCACTAAAACGGAAAAACGAATTGTCTGAACCGCCTTCAAACTTGAAAGACGCTCAGACTCGTACCCCTTCTCCACGCCCTTTCGACATCGCCGCCTACAAGCCTATGGGCTTTGAGTCCTCATTCCTGAGGTTCATCCAAGAGACGTCGTCGAAAGACAAAAGTGAGGGAGCGGCGAAACGGCGAGACTCTTTCAGACGCAGTTGTTCGGTTAAGGAGAACAACCAGCTGGGAATCTCTCACACCCGCAGCAGGCGCACTCGTTCCCCACTGCTGAAGCCCTATGCTGTGACTGGAGACTTCACATCAGTCCAAAACTTGAAGTCCATCTTGGACAAAGCCCTGGCCGGGTGTGGGGACCTGGCTATTAAGCAGCTTCAGTACCTCAGACCGGTGGTGGTCCTGGGGAGACCAGTGTGCACCACCAGCCTGCCTGACCTCTTCCCATCAGACACCAACAGCAGCAAACTGCTTCTTGGAAGTTAGTTTAACTGAGCACCTTTTTAATATAGCTATGGCAAATTACTTTGTATTTTCACACGCTGTACCAGTATTTTTCTTTATCCCAAAATTATAGtattatgtgttttttaagTTGCCAAACTGAAGAATTATAGAAATGAAATTAGCATTAAGATTAAAAACAAGCTTAAACAGTGCACATCAGATCCAAGTGGATTGTTTTTTTAGACATCTGTTATGAAAGCATTCAGTTAACATGTTAACTCATCTTCATCACCAccagtgtatatactgtagtactCCAAGACAATGTACAGATTTTCAGATTGTTAGAAATGGTCAGTAGCGTATTGCAAGGCCTTCTCAGttgtgtgaaaatgtgactgaaaaaaaacatgtccttACTAAAAACATACTCGAGGAACATGTTTGGTTATTTTTCACCTCAGTTTATATTAAAGCAGTGTTGGGATGCAGTGGACAGATGTTGGCAGACATGTATGTAACACTTTCTAaagaaataaatgtggaaacCAATATAAAGCGCTTTACTTTCTGAATTGTGTAAgtgacttattttatttttaatacaaaGTCACAGTGAAATCTTGGGAGCTGTTTGCTAAATTGAAAATACACCCAActaattcatttaaaatgtgttgtgtgtgtctatgtaatTCCACTGCCTGAAATATAGTATTTAAGATAAATAGTACACAATGAGGTACTATTATCAAAGAAATTGTGTATCAAAAGTTAGTTTCTTTATGACTacataacaaacaaacattcaagAGAGGATCGGGACATTTGTTTTtgcaaatttgattaattttgttTGGGAATATGTACAACTAAAAGAACATCCACTGACATGGTAGCTGTTTGAAAATCTAGGTTTTAATAccatcattattatttcatCTGATATGACTACGTGGTGCACATTCTTTAACAAATGTGTTGAATTAAGTTATTACACATAAAACCTTGGGCAATATTGCAGCATAGGAATACTGTTAGTGCTGCACAGAGGATGGGAAGAACCAGCAGCTCATTTTTTTGTCCTGAGTGCCCCAAAACATCTTAATCTGATCATGACTGTGACTGTTTCTCCtgataaaatacaaattaataaacacagagatcacatatatgtatatatatattatgtatataatgtttatatatatatatatatgtatgtatatatatatatgtatataatatacatatatatatataatatatatgtatataatatacatatatatataatataatatatatatgtatattgtatataatataatatatatatatgtatattgtatataatatatatatgtatataatatatgtatataatatatatatatattatatacatatatatgtatataatatataatatatattatatgtatatacattatatatatatattatattatatgtatatatattatatgtatatatatttgtatatatatatatatatatatcttagaATGCTTTCCATTTATACAATACACTGGATAACCTTTTGCACATAAAGTCACTGTGTACATGTTTGAAAAGGTGTTCAGCATAAATTGGGTGTGGCACATTTTCTCCAGAGGTGTGAGGACCCTAGCGCCCCTTACAGGgagtttttttgtctgtttgaaCAAAAGCTTCTGTCTTTTGCAATGATTGTTTTCTAGGAGTGGTggtggtaacactttataataaccatcattaataaatggtaaattgatagctAATTAAACGTTAATATAAATGTTACTGTACAAACAATGACATCATAATGTGTACAAATTATTAGtaattgtgttattttaacagtttctttttgcacacattttatatactacattaagtatttattaattaccaaatgatttgttaACCTTTGAGAAATAATTTGtgaaacatctataaacatgaaataaaagatatttgtaacactttaatGGTTAGTTAAAGTTTGTAAACCTATAAacatttggatggctattataaagatGCCAgtaatgattataataccttgttaaatggttaaatactttgtaaagcatctagaAACATtctttagatagatagttaatactttgtcaattgTTAATAATCAGTTACTGGTCGATCTatctatataatgtttattgatttacaaACGATTTAGAAATCATTTGGTAATatcaaatacttaatatagtatatcaaaagttatgtgtgcaacaataaactgttaatggTTTACTAATCAGAATGTAAtgtcagctatgatacaatatataatacattatttcatattacacaaactaaagataaaatgaattatggcattactaataattagttaacattattataaagtgttacccattACTTCTCCCATACTTTGCTCTACTTCTGCGACCAGACTCTTATTTAATTCTCGACCATTTAGAGATTGGATAACGTCTTCAAACGTCTGGGTTAGgacaaacagaaataaaagtTAACCATGTATCGAACAAAAAAGAATGTGATGTATCggctaatataataataaataaaaataaactttattttgagcacctttccaaacatagttacagtgctttacataagtaaaaatagtgcaaacatcaagataaaaaacaatacagaaaaaaaaacatagggCAAAATAAGATGTTGAACATAAGACTTTTGtacaaaaagtcaacaataatgaaatttaaacaagggattgctataaaaatatatgttttaatatAATATGAGTTCCTATTAAGACGTGTGGTTAACTtacaccaggggtcagcaacctgcggctttGGAGCCACGTGTGGCTCTTTAGcctctctccagtggctccctgtggatttaaaaaaaaaattgtggaaatgaataactgtttttttgtttacattttcatttttatttatcattgttgtaggtctatggtacgacagtacgacagagtattagggccacattgatgaaaaataaataaatctgagatttgcgagaataaagccataatattactatatatagtaatagtaattttacgtgttgttttctttttttctcttaaacttatgactttattctcgtcatattacgacttttcctcgtaaagttatgaatttattctcataatattacgacttttttcttgtatagttatgactttatttttgtaatattacatctttttttctcgtaaagttgtgactttattctcctaatattacaactttttttctcgtaaagttatgactttattctcgtaatattacgactttttttctcgtaaagttatgactttattctcgtaatattacgactttttttctcgtaaaattatgactttattctcgtaatattacgacttttttctcataaagttatgactttattctcgcaatattccGACTTTCTTTCTCGAAAAGttataacttttttctcgtaatattacaacttttgttTCTCGTtgagttataactttatttttcttcttttattcgactttttttcttatgatattatgactttattctggaaatctcagattttcccccctcaacgtggccctaaaactccatagtacatttgctctttggccctcactgcattagacttatatactatatacttagactataaactgtgttaccttcatcacaatgatcaaatgttttgacagatttttttttttgccta
Proteins encoded in this region:
- the rlf gene encoding zinc finger protein Rlf — translated: MAENNVEPEHLYSDRDRGLDTDLDLDNTAEDTLVAMETLLATLRAFEDVLTQQEISTASSTEYCDNFCQALMHYAGSRNSMEHGLPLLEVYCLSINCFAAARSHLTAESDRVALVLKRLALSCFELLLSVPENEIPYEAWVQFHHSVQLAHDNLIQFGSTDLQALLQITGEGGAWSNPVLTSLLTGQPTNSEEVDAYISLEGEGFMEMRVKHLEKMGEAAKAVVLAKACTECSVISNQATFRHTYVALLCHLLPNEEAIMEISRLDCKDVLEITCNLETEGEENTAFILCTTFLTQQLQQQSLYCSWELTLLWSKLQRRIDPSLMSLLERCLQLGAIAKTVHHLLCLVRVIQTETEAMGVPASVELCVKALQLPKQDDSETRISVCKTMSCLLPGDLEVLRACLLTEFLLGPSQEVYGSLEELYLRPDQKYDQESEVIPNSLRCELLLALKSYWPFDPEFWDWKTLKYHCGSLLGLMPESDGEEEEAVDKQEKGKQHEPQGITVKVEPEHQKRINGVDGHEQQDKKQSSTLSEVPGESETKKHRFCCQICKRSVTDSQIIHHSKRHGDDHSHPCPVCLGKFKSRKELVPHLKEHVSEAHLNKNNVKKEDGEKRPDEDDDIEPGEITIDPSLMQYYKSTHDPDVLHHIVQQAKTVKEKNVDDDEHVTFEYIDQHFSVQNRDEYPCPGTDCTRSFKHSKYLYVHLKSEHKGDDNVKHFHHLRDTREKCVFCRRHFVSAYHHRKHRRVHYGDRPYACVVMGCGAQFRTSNELVMHKQTHGYHLSYQCELKGCYVTYSDLAQIYHHEAQHFRDAAFTCSSAECSKYYLSKKEFIKHLSTHNITFSEEDFEAQRKAKRKLLKVVTEATPRLNKSGDAEETVNGDVLSSSSVSCASPLQASDSKEPKATMTLVAVCFDGSKFTCGFEKCGMTFSRARDVQRHLKCAHPEHLKLENKEHKHDKERGSKSKGIKTETEPDGKEKGKEELSTPFQLVEAGKERKEATHPKNETNSSSLETKNDALSEILIGLSKLDLNSSSPHSVSSEPSQSKPESNASQISLHQAIMAKPPVVLLQKKPPPEVKVKTEQAADEEDGVELLATAKPYICEMKGCGFRTAQSYSLLRHYNNLHGRSVEQAKRLTSLKTTSFKPYVCQLCSKSHREKHVLKAHYIQVHNLSGNLVDKIGCASTRNEGNKDPSKHKPQHGLQVWKKEIPKLQRQQEEKPSTVVKENGQKLDNHSPSEEEGEDEAEVKEEDNEQKGEGEDRTTQQVRTTRRLVAKGNLCYILDKFSKPFHCVAKNCDAAFSTQGGLVRHLQLIHHYNRSQLLLEKDCDEQHTPEVRKEPSKKRPLSSDEPTPQYECHFANCSASYHLKSSLVRHTRDSHSQPPELIRCKFEGCTRVFSHNDALKKHTLYSHCEYYDSLVVRLQSTHKKSITGCQKKLIVAPQNPQKEEPGSATTTQAEGSSPKPEATAESEEKVEEEAAVEKKVTGERKREKRYSFSRYVFRSHEEALQMCQDRCMPTAYPCMVQDCDSVVTYLKSLHRHYMRVHRMRRDDLSKNEDKLMFTAEQLEELIQRKSARPTVTGASSPNGVRKMEYQAEPENTEGAPMSLHPIKAESQEEDNHDQLGFPEEEEEEPPPPPVERNGVLVGADEVLYGEPSTGGHTEDKPAPTQNTPKQEERLTLDQIRPLLRPLTVDLSPPCSLRFTAEEGFQSVSGIKDCGRMLALMPALPVRQPLKRKNELSEPPSNLKDAQTRTPSPRPFDIAAYKPMGFESSFLRFIQETSSKDKSEGAAKRRDSFRRSCSVKENNQLGISHTRSRRTRSPLLKPYAVTGDFTSVQNLKSILDKALAGCGDLAIKQLQYLRPVVVLGRPVCTTSLPDLFPSDTNSSKLLLGS